Proteins encoded within one genomic window of Suricata suricatta isolate VVHF042 chromosome 17, meerkat_22Aug2017_6uvM2_HiC, whole genome shotgun sequence:
- the LOC115282325 gene encoding LOW QUALITY PROTEIN: 60S ribosomal protein L26-like (The sequence of the model RefSeq protein was modified relative to this genomic sequence to represent the inferred CDS: inserted 1 base in 1 codon) codes for MKFNPFVTSDRSKNRKRHFNAPSHIRRKIMSSPLSKELRQKYNVRSMPIRKDDQVQVVREHYKGQQIGKAVQVYRKKYVIYIERVQREKANGTTVHVGTHPSKVVITRLKLDKDXKKIRERKAKSRQVGKEKGKYKEETLEKMQE; via the exons ATGAAGTTCAATCCGTTTGTGACCTCTGACCGGAGCAAGAACCGCAAAAGGCATTTCAACGCCCCTTCCCACATTCGCAGGAAGATTATGTCGTCCCCTCTTTCCAAAGAGCTGCGGCAGAAGTACAACGTCCGGTCCATGCCCATCCGGAAGGACGACCAAGTACAGGTCGTGCGGGAACACTACAAAGGTCAGCAAATTGGAAAAGCAGTCCAGGTCTACAGGAAGAAATATGTCATCTACATCGAACGGGTACAGCGAGAGAAGGCGAACGGCACCACCGTCCACGTGGGCACCCACCCCAGCAAGGTGGTTATCACTAGACTAAAACTGGACAAAG GCAAAAAGATCCGCGAACGCAAAGCCAAATCTCGCCaagtaggaaaggaaaagggcAAATACAAGGAAGAAACGCTGGAGAAGATGCAGGAATAA